The following nucleotide sequence is from Pangasianodon hypophthalmus isolate fPanHyp1 chromosome 8, fPanHyp1.pri, whole genome shotgun sequence.
GATAACAAAGAGTTGCAACTGTTCCAAGCTTGTGCTCTTGAGCCTTACCTGATAGACAGCAAAGGAGGCTGGGAGATCTCAAACACGAACCTCTCCACTGGGTGGTGATCTTTATCCATGATTACCACCACCACTTTCTCTGCCTCATTCTGCATTCACATTTCAATATCAAGCACTACATTAAGCTGTATCACAATCTGTAATTCATGCTAAATATAAGATAAAGAATTAATCTCAGTGATAGCATGCTGTGGAAACTACTTTAAGCTGTCAGTCATAGTACAAGATGCTGCTTGTTGGACATTTCCGATTActagagcatttttttttgttaatctcACCTTCTCAATAAGCGGTTTAACACACTGGAGTGTGTCCTGGATGTACTGATTCAGCTCAGGATGACATGACATCTGAAAGTCAAATGCACAGACTCATTATAGTAGGTGTTTATAGTGAAGGGTCTTATAAAGGTCTTTATAAAGCTTAATCTTGAGCCGTTTTGCACTTTTCCACCACGGAAAACTTCTGTTAAGCAGCTATACCTTTATAATAAAGCAATGAAAATATTAATCTGTTAGCTGTTCTTCTTAagtctttacagaaatccagatatagattgAGATCCCTAATGAAAAAGCAAGAAGTGacaaagaaaccttgagaggaatcaagcttgagaggaaccaagcttaaaaaaaaaaaaaaaaaaaaaggaaccgATCTTATAAATCATTAATCTTCTTCTGTATACTGTACAGGTGACAGCACTAAgagtgttgaaaggatgttcagtatgagcacaTTGTGAAGAAGATTCCTgcgatgagcacaggacagtctttgtgattacagcagcagttcttagaagATACAAGTCCACAGtgtccaggtgagattatccactgtaGTATGCACATACTGTAGGTCATACTGCATGTTTCCGGTAAGAAACTTGTACATATGCCTGTTTAACTGTTTGACTCTTGAACTGGTGAGAAGTTTCTGAAGGATCAGCTCTGCATTTTTGGAAATGAAGTCGGTCATCGGTATCTCTAGTCTTGTTTAGTCCTATCCCTGCTTAAATACACCACTAAACGTGATGGTGAACTGATTATGTGTTTCAGCAGTGCAATCACTCAGGATCACTAGGTGTATCTCTCACCTGAACAGGTACATTGTATTTCTTCCTCTTTTGGAAAATGCCAGATGGATAAACTTCTCTCACATACAGGATGAGGTGGATGGCCACTTCCAGAAACTCACACAGGATATCAGCCACCACTGGAAACAGAACTATCATCAGACTACGCAGGAAAGGTGTTATTAAGAAAAATCAACACAGTGCACCTCTGTATTATCACCTTGACCAAAGTTCAGGTCCTGTCTTGTAAGAGTTGCCATGGTTACGTATtaggaaaatggaaaatggaaaaaaaataaaataaaataaaataaggggTTTGCAAAGACTAGCAGATCAGATCACTGGTGTTGAGTTACAGAAGGTGAGAATTGTCAGCTAAATTCCATCGTTTCAGTTAGCGTGCTTCCTTTTTAGATAAAGCAAACCTGACAGACACGGCATATAAAACAAGGgcttaataaaattataaattcaaCACAATGCGATTCTACCAAAGCGACGTTATCCTGCAGATTAGCTAGTTAAACTGCCTCTGTCATTTACAGTGCAGAGACATTCTTATGCAGGAAGAAACccatttaatttcacaaaaagctttaatgtaattaaactaaatatgtaaaataaattcagcGACCCCTCTCAGGACACTTCAAACTGTCCCCGCGCCGCCGACTAGCTAGCTATTAGAAATTAATGTTTACAATTGACGTGCGCCGGATTTCTTCGTGACATCAGTAACAGCGAGCAGCACTGAACAGCACCGAACAGCGCCGCCGCCCCCTAGTGCCCTGGAGGAAATACAAGCCACAGGCACACCTGCAGTATACATTAGCTATGGTGGTAAGTAATGTTTTATCCTACTTTAATAAAGAATAACCACTGAAATGTTTGCAGCGTACTCATGGTGTGATGAAATCCAGTAACCAATGCTTTATACTTTCAAATTATCCTGAAGGAAACATTTTCTGGTATACTgatatattgtatgtatacaATTAATGACTGAGTCCTAGATACAAAAACCCATGTACAATagggtttattttattttatatcacagtgctgttgaactcTCAAatgtgattggccagaaggtgttgattaagtaaggaataacacacgacaggccatgctgttatacaaaaataattaacaccTCTGTAATATGATATGGCCCAATGCAAAGTGCAATTACAACCTATTaattgaaaagggaaaaaaaagcattgcatGGTGTTTTtccatcttcagctgtccagtttcagtgaacttGTGCCCAGTGTAGGCTCaaatttctgttcttggctgtcaGGAGTGAAACTGGATGttgtcttctgttgttgtagcccttccgcctcaaggttcgacgtgttgtgcattctgagatgcttttctacacagcatggttgtaaagagtgattatttaagttatcgtagccttcctgtcagctcaaaacagtctggtcattctcctctgacctctatcattaacaaggtgtttccacccgcAGAACTGTTGCTCCCTGGatggtttctgtttttctcattgttctgtgtaaactctttagactgttgtgtgtgaacatctcaggagatcagcagtttctgaaatactgaaaccagcccatctggcaccaacatccacaCCGCAGTCAGTCACTGAGTTCACACTTTATAATGTTTGAGCTGAAAGTAAATGGAGCTCTTAACCTGTGTCTGCGTGATTTTTTGGATTGCACTAATGGCTAATAATTGtctgaatgagcaggtgtacaagtgttcctaataaagtggtcagtgagtgtatatgctagttgtacctgataaaatggtCAGTGAATGTAGGCACAAggtaggtgttcctattaatcTGGCAACAGTACTACACAATACAGGCAATAATAAACTACAGAGAGAGAACTGGATTATGCCTGTGGTGCAAACACTGTACTTAGATTTGACCAGCTCCTCACTATATTATCAAGATGCCCGAAGACACAGTAGCTAAGCCAACCGCCACTTTTAAAAGCTCTGCCTCAGCAAATACTTTACATTACACAGCTTGAATCTTGGCCTGATTATCAGTGAGCAGCAGAAATCACAGAGGCTTTACGACAGTGAGTAAAGGTTCAGCTAAATGAACTCCCAGACCTGCTGCTCTTAAGCAAAGGCATAAATAAGACGGAAAGAGAGGAGCATATCTTCCACTCTGTGTGCACTGAACTTTCGTAAGTACGACTCATACTTAGATAAGGCACTGGCTGTTTTTAACATATTACTTCTCAAACTGCTGAATCAATGCGTCAATAAGAACTGGCTGGTTTGTGAAAGAGTTATTACTGTTTGCTTGAGTTGAAGGTCACCAATAGTTAACAATTAATAAGTGCTTGTGTATTTTTGGAAGACTTAAAGATAGAAAATCTTACAAAAGCAAGCTGTATTTTATATGCAACAAATAAGGTAGGTCATGATCTAACATGTTGAATATTTGTTTGAGTCCTGGACTTCAGCCAGTGACAGAGGGACTGTCTTGACTTGCTCAATAAGAGTGTTTAACTTCAGTTACAATGTGTTGTTGTTGAAGCCAGGAAGCATGCTGTGTTAAAGTTATACGGACAGGCATTATAtgggtgtgtttgttttgcagttgtctctatacactcacagaaGGTGGGTAGGAGATGGAGTCTGGCGAAGCTACTGTACAGTACAACCGATGGAATGAAGACAACATTAATATGAATGTAGCTGCTTCTCAGACTAGTCTGAATGGGTgagtatttattcattcattatgtaTTGCTTACCTTTTATATATgaagatatacagtacatattcaGTACCTCTGTCCTGCAGTTGTAAACAGGTAATTACAAGCTAGATCATGCCTCAATAATAAGctagcattttaaagaaatattaatggCTTAATGTTGCCAGGTTGTCAACACTGTTTTGCCATCTTGAAAAAGAGCTTGTAAGGCCCTGTTGATTTCTATAGTTTTATG
It contains:
- the mad2l2 gene encoding mitotic spindle assembly checkpoint protein MAD2B, which encodes MATLTRQDLNFGQVVADILCEFLEVAIHLILYVREVYPSGIFQKRKKYNVPVQMSCHPELNQYIQDTLQCVKPLIEKNEAEKVVVVIMDKDHHPVERFVFEISQPPLLSISSDTLLSHVEQLLRAVILKISVCDAVLDNNPPGCTFTVLVYTRESATRNMEKVQVIKDFPWIVADEQEVLMQEPRLIPLKTMTSDIVKMQLYVEERAHKGQQNVP